One Blastopirellula marina genomic region harbors:
- a CDS encoding RICIN domain-containing protein, whose translation MNATVLFFILFSLYCTANAEEFVIVQDKVDHAFEHREEARELGGKKEWTEKIAKSGWTLYDYTVHIISKRGPGTSANYSVSDDVIVVDGQTGYEHLTGEGGNYKAVVHAVFIKPYKTAQVNVSSFSGKLSLTGSTEDEDEFAEMSKSIMNALAANISADKIATVTDTALDANGGNGNLYLNDSPDKNNANHLWKTKKVGQYNMILSKIEGKALDANGGTGNLYLNDSPDQGNANHLWRLKKVGNNFMIISKVANKALDSNSGGAGDPYLHENPESNNRNHLWKFVDASDGFKIIQPVHRKYE comes from the coding sequence TTGAACGCTACCGTACTGTTTTTTATTCTGTTCTCACTCTATTGCACTGCGAATGCTGAAGAATTCGTTATAGTGCAGGATAAAGTTGACCATGCCTTCGAGCATCGAGAGGAGGCACGAGAGCTTGGCGGCAAAAAGGAATGGACTGAGAAGATTGCAAAGTCTGGGTGGACTTTATACGACTACACGGTTCACATAATTTCCAAGCGTGGACCGGGAACTAGCGCAAACTACAGTGTGAGTGACGACGTAATCGTCGTAGATGGACAAACGGGATACGAACACTTAACTGGTGAAGGAGGAAACTACAAGGCAGTCGTACATGCAGTATTTATCAAGCCATATAAAACGGCTCAAGTTAACGTCAGTTCGTTCTCGGGTAAGCTCTCACTCACGGGAAGCACAGAAGACGAAGATGAATTTGCCGAAATGTCAAAATCCATCATGAACGCCCTAGCTGCAAATATTTCAGCCGACAAGATTGCGACTGTAACCGACACTGCGCTGGATGCAAATGGAGGTAACGGAAATCTATATCTCAATGATTCACCAGACAAGAATAACGCAAATCATCTTTGGAAGACAAAAAAAGTAGGGCAATACAACATGATCCTTTCCAAAATCGAAGGAAAAGCCCTTGATGCAAATGGAGGTACTGGAAATCTATATCTAAACGACTCACCCGACCAAGGTAATGCTAATCATCTTTGGCGTTTAAAGAAGGTGGGTAACAACTTTATGATAATTTCTAAGGTTGCCAATAAAGCGTTAGATTCAAATTCGGGTGGGGCTGGAGACCCTTATTTGCACGAGAACCCTGAAAGCAATAACCGCAATCATTTGTGGAAATTCGTTGACGCATCTGATGGCTTCAAAATCATCCAACCTGTCCACAGGAAGTACGAGTAA
- a CDS encoding ribbon-helix-helix protein, CopG family, whose amino-acid sequence MPRKHSTTTITVAISKELKDEIKEDADAKDMTLSEFMRWLFISWKEQQ is encoded by the coding sequence ATGCCGAGAAAACACAGCACAACAACCATCACAGTTGCCATCAGCAAAGAACTAAAGGACGAAATCAAAGAAGACGCAGATGCCAAAGACATGACGCTCTCGGAATTCATGAGATGGTTATTCATCTCATGGAAGGAGCAGCAATGA